In Arthrobacter sp. SLBN-83, one DNA window encodes the following:
- the pabB gene encoding aminodeoxychorismate synthase component I encodes MSPAPVIIAVDGRSGAGKTTLAVELAARLRAHRKVSLFHLEDIYPGWDGLAAGIERYVTTVLTPLSRGEAAAWTSWDWENHYDGDARVTLPAEIVIVEGVGAAAEAARPLIDAVVWAESPDDVRRTRALDRDGATFEPHWDRWAAQEDEWLGRDDVPGHADLRVQNLADGSAPSDVLQLLPYLPALAPTLAPELSARLGLRLHAERVDAAPDAPALFQSLYGASANAVWLDSSNAGTGGYDASDPAERTAAGRSRFSIMADDGGTFGQSVTHRSGVSRISAGSCTAKVPGPFFRWLDSVWGRRAVRTPEGYPGEFTLGWLGCLGYELKRETGGSDVSAPTPDAALIFAGRAVVLDHAEGAAWLLALEAPDAGEWLARTRAAVQTAAAVAGPTAEAGGSTGVVPSPPPAFRSRDTGAGYREKIAAAQHEIAQGNTYEVCLTTTLEARIPAGSLDPWSTYLALRRRNPAPFASYLRLGDVAVASTSPERFLKIASDGGMRAEPIKGTRRRAADPEEDSRLRTDLATSLKDRAENIMIVDLLRNDLSHFAEPGSVTVSRLCAIESYATVHQMVSTIDAQLLPGAPRAEAVAACFPAGSMTGAPKISTMAILDRLEAGPRGLYSGAIGYFSLNGAADLAVAIRTLALNTAGDGTVELSLGVGGAITSDSVPDEEYEEIRTKAYGVLSTLGATFPEA; translated from the coding sequence ATGAGCCCAGCCCCCGTCATCATCGCCGTCGACGGGCGCTCCGGCGCAGGGAAGACCACCCTCGCCGTCGAACTCGCGGCACGGCTCCGCGCCCACCGCAAGGTCTCGCTGTTCCACCTGGAGGACATCTACCCCGGCTGGGACGGACTGGCCGCGGGCATCGAACGCTATGTCACCACGGTCCTCACACCGTTGAGCCGTGGCGAGGCTGCCGCCTGGACCAGCTGGGACTGGGAGAACCATTACGACGGCGATGCCCGGGTGACGCTGCCCGCGGAGATCGTCATCGTGGAGGGCGTAGGGGCCGCCGCGGAAGCCGCCCGCCCCCTGATTGACGCGGTGGTTTGGGCCGAGTCACCGGACGATGTCCGCCGGACCCGGGCGCTGGACCGGGACGGGGCAACCTTTGAACCGCATTGGGACCGCTGGGCTGCGCAGGAGGATGAATGGCTGGGACGCGACGACGTGCCCGGACACGCTGACCTCCGCGTCCAGAACCTGGCAGACGGATCGGCCCCGTCCGACGTGCTGCAACTCCTCCCCTACCTGCCCGCCCTGGCACCTACCTTGGCGCCCGAACTGTCTGCCCGCCTCGGCCTGCGGCTCCACGCCGAGCGGGTGGATGCCGCGCCGGACGCGCCTGCACTGTTCCAGTCGCTGTATGGAGCATCGGCCAACGCCGTGTGGCTGGACTCTTCGAACGCGGGTACAGGTGGTTACGACGCCTCGGACCCGGCAGAGCGGACTGCCGCCGGACGCAGCCGGTTCAGCATCATGGCGGACGACGGCGGCACGTTCGGACAGTCCGTCACGCACCGTTCGGGCGTAAGCCGGATCAGCGCCGGCTCGTGCACCGCGAAAGTCCCGGGTCCGTTCTTCCGCTGGCTGGATAGCGTCTGGGGGCGTCGGGCGGTGCGCACTCCGGAGGGCTACCCCGGCGAATTCACGCTGGGCTGGCTGGGCTGCCTGGGCTATGAGTTGAAGCGCGAAACGGGCGGCAGCGATGTTTCCGCACCCACCCCGGACGCCGCCTTGATTTTCGCCGGGCGGGCCGTGGTCCTGGACCACGCCGAAGGTGCCGCCTGGCTCCTGGCGCTGGAAGCACCCGATGCCGGCGAGTGGCTGGCCCGGACGCGGGCGGCCGTGCAAACCGCCGCGGCTGTGGCAGGTCCAACCGCAGAAGCCGGCGGCAGCACCGGCGTCGTACCGTCCCCACCGCCTGCCTTCCGCAGCCGGGACACCGGCGCCGGGTACCGGGAAAAGATCGCCGCCGCCCAGCACGAAATTGCCCAGGGAAACACCTACGAGGTGTGCCTGACCACCACGCTCGAAGCCCGCATTCCGGCCGGCTCGCTGGACCCGTGGTCCACGTACCTGGCACTGCGCCGCAGGAACCCGGCACCGTTTGCCAGCTACCTCCGGCTGGGAGACGTGGCCGTGGCCAGCACCTCCCCGGAACGGTTCCTGAAGATAGCGTCCGACGGCGGCATGCGCGCCGAGCCGATCAAGGGCACCCGCCGCCGGGCTGCCGATCCGGAGGAGGACAGCCGGCTGCGCACGGACCTGGCCACCTCCCTGAAGGACCGGGCAGAGAACATCATGATCGTGGACCTGCTGCGCAACGACCTCAGCCACTTTGCCGAACCCGGCTCCGTTACGGTCAGCCGGCTTTGCGCGATCGAAAGCTACGCCACAGTCCACCAGATGGTCAGCACCATCGACGCGCAGCTCCTCCCGGGGGCACCCAGGGCAGAAGCGGTGGCGGCGTGTTTCCCGGCAGGCTCCATGACCGGCGCCCCCAAGATCAGTACCATGGCCATCCTGGACCGGCTGGAGGCGGGGCCACGGGGCCTCTACTCCGGCGCCATCGGCTACTTTTCGCTCAACGGGGCGGCCGACCTCGCCGTCGCCATCCGGACGCTGGCGCTCAACACGGCAGGGGACGGGACTGTGGAACTCTCTCTCGGCGTCGGCGGCGCCATCACCTCGGACTCCGTTCCGGACGAGGAATATGAGGAGATCCGCACCAAGGCCTACGGCGTGCTCTCTACCCTGGGCGCAACCTTCCCCGAAGCCTGA
- a CDS encoding low molecular weight protein-tyrosine-phosphatase, giving the protein MNSTSSAYRVITVCTGNICRSPMAELMLEAALEREGLDGLVEVDSAGITGYEAGRPIDPRAARRLAVTQLASEHHVAREWEPEWFRERDLILALDIDHYAWLTEAAPDQEALDKIRMLRSFDPAMAERDRLDQGIEDPWYGGHADFDAVWHQIHAALPGLVGHIKAAVLQNTQLQPH; this is encoded by the coding sequence ATGAACTCAACGTCGAGCGCATATCGCGTGATCACCGTCTGCACGGGCAACATCTGCCGGTCTCCCATGGCCGAGCTTATGCTCGAGGCAGCCTTGGAACGCGAAGGCCTTGACGGACTGGTGGAGGTGGACTCCGCCGGCATCACCGGTTACGAGGCCGGCCGGCCCATTGACCCCCGCGCGGCCCGCCGCCTTGCGGTGACCCAACTGGCCTCGGAGCATCATGTGGCGCGCGAGTGGGAGCCTGAGTGGTTCCGCGAGCGCGACCTGATCCTGGCCCTGGACATTGACCACTACGCCTGGCTGACTGAAGCCGCGCCGGACCAGGAAGCGCTGGACAAAATCCGGATGCTCCGCAGTTTTGATCCGGCCATGGCGGAACGTGACCGCCTGGATCAGGGCATCGAGGATCCCTGGTACGGCGGGCACGCGGATTTCGACGCCGTGTGGCATCAAATCCACGCCGCCCTGCCGGGGCTTGTCGGGCACATCAAGGCAGCGGTCCTGCAGAACACCCAACTCCAACCGCACTAG
- a CDS encoding LysE family transporter yields MQFSLWLALAGAGVLISFTPGAGAINTMSNSLNAGFRRSIWGILGQQAALVVHVLIVALGVGVLVASSPIAFNVIRYAGAAYLVYLGIRQFLSKPTAQQEQAAALRNEPTWSIFRRGFWVNLLNPKAIVFFLAFTPQFIRPDQPLFTQYAILTATIVAIDILVMWFFFAAAARSFQRFTSTEQGQLVLSRVFGVLFVAVGILLALIH; encoded by the coding sequence GTGCAATTTTCCCTGTGGCTGGCCCTTGCCGGGGCCGGCGTCCTGATCAGTTTCACCCCGGGGGCCGGGGCCATCAACACCATGAGCAACTCGCTCAACGCGGGCTTCCGCCGCTCCATATGGGGAATCCTGGGCCAACAAGCGGCCCTCGTAGTGCACGTCCTTATCGTGGCCCTGGGCGTTGGCGTGCTGGTGGCAAGCTCCCCCATCGCCTTCAACGTGATCCGCTATGCCGGCGCCGCCTACCTGGTGTACCTGGGCATCCGCCAGTTCCTCAGCAAGCCTACGGCCCAGCAAGAGCAGGCGGCTGCCCTCCGCAACGAGCCCACGTGGTCCATCTTCCGGCGTGGCTTTTGGGTCAACCTGCTGAACCCCAAGGCAATTGTCTTCTTCCTTGCCTTCACGCCGCAGTTCATCCGGCCGGACCAACCCCTGTTCACCCAGTACGCCATCCTCACGGCCACCATTGTGGCCATCGACATCCTGGTGATGTGGTTCTTCTTTGCCGCGGCCGCGCGTTCGTTCCAGCGCTTTACCAGCACCGAGCAAGGCCAACTGGTGCTCAGCAGGGTCTTCGGCGTCCTGTTCGTAGCCGTAGGCATCCTGCTGGCCCTGATCCACTGA
- a CDS encoding methyltransferase domain-containing protein, with protein sequence MSAQQPEDDVYTHGHHESVVRAHAARTAENSAAFVLPYLSPGSTLLDVGCGPGTITCDFAALVSPGKVTGLDRSPDIIAQAQALAVEREVPNVEFVAGNIYDLDFADDSFDVVHAHQVLQHLTDPVEALREMRRVAKPGGIVAVRDADFHGMSWYPEIPELDEWMDLYQRVARRNGAEPDAGRRLVSWAQAAGFTDVAPTSSNWLYATAQQRRWQARVWGERVLHSAFAEQALEYGFAEPADLARISAGWHRWGSTDDGWFLIPNGEVIARA encoded by the coding sequence ATGAGTGCGCAGCAGCCCGAGGACGACGTTTACACGCACGGCCACCACGAATCGGTGGTCCGAGCCCATGCCGCAAGGACCGCCGAAAATTCCGCGGCCTTCGTCCTCCCCTACCTCTCCCCCGGATCCACCCTCCTGGATGTCGGCTGCGGACCGGGCACCATCACCTGCGACTTCGCCGCCCTGGTCAGCCCGGGCAAGGTCACCGGCCTGGACCGCTCACCGGACATCATCGCCCAGGCCCAGGCGCTCGCCGTCGAGCGCGAAGTGCCCAATGTGGAATTCGTGGCGGGCAATATCTATGACCTGGACTTCGCCGACGACAGCTTCGACGTGGTCCACGCCCACCAGGTGCTCCAGCACTTGACCGATCCCGTGGAGGCACTGCGGGAGATGCGGCGCGTGGCCAAGCCGGGCGGGATCGTGGCGGTGCGGGACGCCGACTTCCACGGCATGAGCTGGTACCCCGAGATCCCGGAGCTGGACGAGTGGATGGACCTGTACCAGCGGGTTGCCCGCCGCAACGGAGCAGAGCCCGACGCCGGGCGGCGGCTGGTCAGCTGGGCCCAGGCCGCGGGCTTCACCGATGTCGCGCCCACCAGCAGCAACTGGCTTTACGCCACGGCGCAGCAACGCCGCTGGCAGGCACGCGTCTGGGGTGAGCGGGTGCTGCATTCCGCCTTCGCCGAGCAGGCACTGGAGTACGGGTTTGCGGAGCCCGCGGACCTGGCGAGGATTTCGGCCGGCTGGCACCGCTGGGGATCCACGGACGACGGCTGGTTCCTGATCCCCAACGGGGAGGTCATCGCACGGGCGTAG
- a CDS encoding MarR family winged helix-turn-helix transcriptional regulator: MAENNTPDASPFEQAGPEFGHPLLRILQEFTIEANRYVDAAGDRKDMHRTDMNALAVIMRHTARGNVVTPGLLRKELNLSSPATTALIDRLDHSGHVVRERHATDRRQVQLRMTPKAFREGGAIFAPLAQHMGSAMAGFSEEELDTVTRFMTAMIDATVAARTESE; the protein is encoded by the coding sequence ATGGCGGAGAACAACACTCCGGATGCCTCCCCTTTCGAGCAGGCAGGCCCGGAGTTCGGGCATCCGCTGCTCCGGATCCTGCAGGAGTTCACCATCGAGGCGAACCGGTATGTGGACGCAGCCGGGGACCGCAAGGACATGCACCGCACGGACATGAACGCCCTCGCCGTGATCATGCGCCATACCGCCAGGGGCAACGTGGTGACGCCCGGGCTGCTGCGGAAGGAACTGAACCTGAGTTCACCGGCCACCACCGCACTGATCGACCGGCTGGACCATTCCGGGCACGTGGTCCGGGAACGCCACGCCACGGACCGGCGGCAGGTCCAGCTGAGAATGACGCCCAAGGCCTTCCGGGAGGGCGGGGCCATCTTCGCCCCGCTGGCCCAGCACATGGGCAGCGCCATGGCGGGTTTCTCCGAGGAGGAACTGGACACGGTCACGCGCTTCATGACGGCAATGATTGACGCAACCGTAGCGGCACGGACGGAATCCGAATAG